The following is a genomic window from Candidatus Hydrogenedentota bacterium.
AGACCCGGCCGATAACCTGAGGCACGTCGTTGTTGATGCAGATGACCATATGCCCTTCGGGTTTGGCGTCCACGCGCATTCCGTCGATGCTGCAGATCCGCGGATCCGTTCCGTCAAAGAGCGTGCCCGTGATGGTATGAGACCCGGCGTCGGTCACCACGGTGACACCGATCTCGAAGGCATAATCGGAGCCCGCGGGGCAGCGCTTTTCGCTGCACGCAATGCCGTGCTCTTTGAGGCGATGGGGCGCGCTGATCGCGTTTACGTCTTCGATCGAGGGGCTGAGGTAGCCCGCCAGGATGGCCGCGGTGATCGGATAGAGATCGCCGGCGCCCATCTCGCCGCTGTAGGTGATTTCGATGGCGGAAGGACGGCCCTCGCTGAAGGCCGCCTGGAAGCGACCCAGATTCTCGGCCAGGCCCAGCAGCGGCATGAGCGCCTTGCGCGTTTCGCTGTCCAGACTGGGCACGTTGACCGCGTTCACGATGGCGCCCGTGGTCAGGTAGTCGGCGATCTGCTCGGCCACTTCAACCGCCACGGTAAGCTGGGCCTCATCGGTGGAGGCCGCGAGATGGGGCGTCATCACGATATTGTCCAGGCCGATGAAGGGATTCTCCGGCAGGGGCTCGGTGGTATAGACGTCGAGCGCCGCGCCCGCGATCACGTTGTCGCGCAGGGCCTGGGCCAGTTCTTCTTCGTTCACCAGCCCGCCGCGCGCGCAATTGACGATGCGGCAGTTGGGCTTCATCCGCTTGAAGTGTTCGGTGCGGAAAAGATTGTCGGTCTTGTCGGTCTTGGGCGCGTGCAGGGTAATGAAATCGGAGCGCTCCACGAGCTCGTCGATGGACACGAGTTCGACGCCAAGGCCGTCGGCTTTGAGCTGCGTCATGATGGGATCGAAGGCGATAACCTTCATGTCGAAGGCCTGGGCGCGGCGCGCCACGGCGCCGCCGATACGGCCCAGCCCGACGATGCCCAGGGTCTTGCCGAACAACTCGGTGCCCATGAAGTTCTTGCGGTCCCAGCGACCGGCCTGCATGGAAGCGTTGGCCAGAGGCACGTTGCGGCACAGCGCAAAGAGCAGGGCAAAGGTGTGCTCGCAGGTGGAAATCGTGTTGCCGCCGGGCGTGTTCATCACCACGATACCGCGCTTGGTGGCGGCGTCTTTGTCGATGTTGTCCGTACCCACGCCGGCCCGACCGATAATCTTCAGCTTGCCGGAATTGGCCAGGGCCTCTTCGTTTACTTTCGTGGCGCTCCGCACAACCAATCCATCGTACTCGCCGATGATGGCGGCCAGCTCGGCGGGAGATTGGGGGGGCTTTACATCCACGTCAATGCCCCGGGCCCGAAACACGTCGACCCCTTGCTCACTGAGACCATCTAGAACCAATACTCGGGCCATTCAATCTATCTCCATGGAAAGCACGATGTGGCGAAGGCGTAACCCGACTCCGGGAACTTAACGCCCATTCGATCATGCATATTGCGAAACTTGTACCTAATTTCTTCTTGCGTGGCGCTGGGAGGGGCGAGGGCCGTTGTGGAGTTGAAACCACCATCGGAATCAACGGCACCGCAACGCGGGGTCGCACGTCAGGCCGGGGCTATTCGGCACTGGAACCGCCCGGGGTGTCTGCACCCTGGCACCAGACCGGCAGTTCCTGCCCTCGGAGTGACTTCACGGAACCGAAAGGATAGCAACCAAGGGCGCAAATTGTCAAACATCTCTTGGGCAAATCACCCCTGTGCGCGAAACGTTCTCTCGCCGCTTTTCGCGCTGGAACTTATTTGTTTTCAGCATCTTGCTGGTCGAAGGCGGGGCCGGAAGCCTGTACCTGCCAGATCCCAATCACCGATTTCCCCACGCGAAAGGCCAAGGCGGGGTCAAGGATGCGCGACAGCGGAACCAGCCACCGATCCCAGAAACGAATCTGCCCCAATACGGGTGCGGGCGAACGGAGCAGCAGCCGATTGGCGAGCGAGGCCAGCACGCCAGCCGAGTCCAGGTAGTAGAACCGACCCGGCGGGATATCCGGCGGCGCGACGGCGGCAAGACTCCTGCAAGTATAGCGTCGATAGTGCCCCACCGCTTCGTCAAAGGGCGAGAAAAGCCCGGGGTGCGCCGGCGCGAGGACAATCAAGTGGCCGCCGGGCCGCAGCAGCCCCCAGGCGCGGGCCAACTCGGCGGCATCTTCTTTAATGTGCTCCAGTACGTCGATATAGAGCACCGTGTCGAATTGGACTTCAGGGGCCAGGTCTTCCACGGTGCCGGTCACCACTTCGACCGTTCGGGCGGGCCCGTCCAGTACCGGAGAGGCCTGAATTCGAGCGGCAAGCGCCGGATCCGGCTCCAGGCACACCCAGCGGCCCGCCATTCCGCCACGCAACAAGGCGGTATTGGACCCCGTCCCCGCCCCTACTTCGAGGACATCCGCTCCAAGACAGGGGCGAACCTTGGAAGTCCAGTAGGACTTCCAATTTGTCGCATGGACGAAGAGATCGAGCTCATCGCCAGGGTAGGTATAAGGCGTCATGGCAGTGGGGAATGGATGATTGAGAATTGACAGTGGAGAGCGAACCGTTTTCAATTGTCCATTGTACGTTGTCCATTGTCAATTGCTTGGGGCCAGGCCCTTAGCGCCAGCACAATCACCGCCTCCAATTCTTCACGGCTCGCTCCGCTGCTGGCCTGTACCGCCATCCCCCGGACCACGGTGGCGATATAGCGCGCCAAGTCCGCAGGGCTGACATCGGGAGGCAGGTCCCCTTCAGCTTGAGCCCGCTCGAAGCGTTCGCGAATGGCGCATTCTCCGGCGGCACGAAACTCCACCAGCGCCTTGCGGATGGTCTCAGCATCCTCGCCCGTGGCGAGCGCCGCATGCACGGCCAGGCAGCCGCCGGGATTCTGGGGACAAGTCCCCAGTTCTGCAGCACCCCGGAGTATTGCCTCCGCACAGGCCCGTGCCGTGGGCGCCGCAAGCGCCGCAACCACATAGGCTGCGGGACCGTTTGCGTAGCGCTCCAGCACCAGCCGGAAAAGTTGTTCTTTGTTGCCGAAAGCCCCGTAGAGGCTGGGACGGTTGATGCCCATGGCGGTGGTCAGATCGTCCAGTGTCGCCCCTTCGTAGCCCTTCTCCCAGAAGACACGGAGGGCCGCGTCAAGGGCACGCTGGCAATCAAATTCACGGGGACGGGCCATAGTGGGAATACATGCTCCAAAAGTTTTGTACTCTGCAATACAGTATACCATGGTGGCCCCACCCACCTTCGCGCCGCGAGTTCCTTGACAGGTCAACTATTCTCGTGTAGAATTGTACCAAAGAGTACAAAATTACCACAACCACAGGAGCTACGCCATGAAAAAACTTGAAGGTAAGGTTGCCGTTGTCACGGGCGCATCCAAGGGCATCGGCGCGGAAATAGCCCGGCAACTCGCGGCTGAGGGCGCATCCGTCGTCGTCAACTATGCCTCCAGCAAGGAAGGCGCGGACCGCGTCGTCCAGACCATCGAGGCCGCTGGCGGCAGGGCCGTCGCCGTAAAGGCCGACGTGTCCAACCAGGTCGACATCGCGCAACTCCTTGCCGAGACAAAGACTGCTTTTGGCCGACTGGATATCCTCGTAAACAATGCGGGCATTTTCAAGTTCGCGCCCCTCGGCGATATCACGGCGGAGCATTTCCACGACCAGTTCAACCTCAACGTACTCGGCCTGCTCCTCACAACCCAGGAAGCAGTGAAGCATTTCGGCCCCGAAGGCGGATGCATCATCAACACCAGCTCGGTCGTCAGCACCTACGCGCCGCCCTTTGCCGCGGTCTACAGCGCGACCAAAGCAGCCGTTGATGCCATTACGAAATCCCTGGCCAAGGAACTTGGCCCGCGCAATATACGGGTGAACGCGATCAACCCGGGCATGGTGGAGACCGAAGGCACCCACACTGCCGGTATCACGGGCAGCGATCAGGAAACGGCCATGGCTGCCCAGACCCCCCTGGGGCGCACCGGCCAGCCCGATGACATCGCCCCCGCCGTAGTCTTCTTCGCATCGCAGGACGCCAAGTGGATCACAGGAGAGACGCTCTACATTTCAGGCGGATTTCGGTAGGATGAAGGATGAAGGCTGAAGGCTGAAGGCTGAAAATAGGTCTTATGGGTCCTATGAGTCGTATGGGTCAGTATGAGATCTCATGCGACCNNNNNNNNNNNNNNNNNNNNNNNNNNNNNNNNNNNNNNNNNNNNNNNNNNNNNNNNNNNNNNNNNNNNNNNNNNNNNNNNNNNNNNNNNNNNNNNNNACCCAAACGACCCAAACGACCCAAACGACCCAAACGACCCAAACGACCCAAACGACCCAAACGACCCAAACGACCCAAACGACCCATAAGACCCATAAGACCCATAAGACCCATAAGACCCATAAGACCCATAAGACCCATAAGACCCATAAGACCCATAAGCATTTTCGTCAGCGATCGCTGGCTCGAAAGGAAACTCCAAATGCCCAATTCACTCAGCGGAAAAGTTGCCCTGGTCACCGGTGGATCACGCGGGATCGGCACGGCCATCGCCCACGCCCTTGCGGATCGCGGCGCGGATGTCGCCATCAGTTATTCGGCATCCGCCGACAAGGCCCAGGCCGTCGCGGCGGAGCTGGGTGCCAAGGGCGTCCGGGCCCATGCCTTCCAGGCCGACCAGGCCGATCAGACCCAGGTTGAAAATCTGGTAAAAGCGGTGACCGACCACTTTGGCCGCCTCGACATACTCGTCAACAACGCGGGCGTGTTCACACCCGGCATGATCGGCGCACCCGATACCGACGTGGCGGGTCTCGACCGCCAGCTCGCCATCAACTACAGCGCTGTGGTCACGGCCATCCGCGCCGCCGCGCTGGTCATGGGCGAAGGTGGACGCATCATCACCATTGGGTCGGGTCTGGCGGATCGCGTGGCCTTTCCCGGAATCGCCGACTACTCCGCGACGAAAGCCGCCGTAGTGGGCTATACGCGCGGCGCGGCGCGCGACCTGGGCCCGAAGGGCATCACGGTCAACGTGGTGCAACCCGGATCCACCGCCACGGACATGAACCCGGAAGATGGCCCCGGCTCCGAAGGGCAGAAAGCGCTCATCGCCCTCGGTCGATATGGCCAGCCTGGGGAAGTCGCGGCGGCAGTGGCCTTCCTCGCGAGTCCCGAGGCCTCGTACATCACCGGAACGGTCATCACGGTTGATGGCGGATTTACAGCGTAGCAGGCTCCCGCCACACCAGACTGATCAGATTGGTCGGATCGGTCTGATGGCGCATGCCACCACCTCAGCGACAATCAAGGAACAACCAGGGAGTTTCCTATCATGCCAAAGATCCTCGTTCTCTATTACTCCATGTACGGCCACATCGAAACCATGGCGGGCGCCATCGCCGAAGGCGCGCGCTCCGTGGACGGTGTCGAAGTCACCATCAAGCGCGTGCCCGAAACCCTCTCCGAGGAATCAGCGAAGCGTAATGGTGTGAAACTCGATCAGGCCGCCGAGATCGCAAGCCCCGGCGAACTGGGCGACTACGACGCCATCATCTTTGGCACACCGACGCGTTTCGGTAACATGGCCGCGCAAATGCGCAATTTCCTGGACCAAACCGGCGGGCTGTGGGTCAAGGGCGGGTTGGTCGGCAAGGTCGGCAGCGTCTTCACGAGCACCGGCACGGGTGGCGGCAACGAGTCCACGATCATCAGCTTCGTCACGACCCTGATGCACCACGGCATGGTCTACGTCGGCCTGCCCTATGCCTGTCCCGAGCTTGCCGACATCAGCGAAGTGAAGGGCGGCAGCCCCTGGGGCGCGGCGACCATAGCCGGCGCCGACGGCTCGCGCCAGCCCAGCGAGAAGGAACTTGCTCAGGCCCGATTCCAAGGCAAGCACGTCGCGGGGATCGCGTTGAAGATGAGCAAGTAACGTCGAGTTGAAAGTATTCAGGGACGGCAGGTCTATCATCACCTGCTTTCCCAAATGGCACTTACTTAACGAGAATATACCGTGGCAAATAATGGGCATGTCGGGTGCCACCCACACACGTAGGAGCTTGCGACGGAGTTTGTGGGTGAAGGGACTACACGCGAGCGAAGTTTGTCACCAAGCCAAGTAAGGCAGCCGTCGAGTTGATTTTTATTGCCGGCCAGGCCAAGCCGAAGTCCCTTCACCCACAAGCTGATGGCCGCCTGAGGCGGCCCGCGTGTGGGTGGCGCCCATAGTGTGCTTTTTGTGCTCGAGAACGATTAAGTAAGCGTCATTCCCTGTTGTCCCTGTCGTCCCTGCAATCCGTCGGGGCCTCCCTACTCCCCAATCGTCTCCGCGATTAACGTATAGGCCGCAGCCCGCTGCGCGGGGGGAAAGTCGTGCTCCGCTTCGGGGTAGGCCGCCTGCAACTTGTGCGCGGAACTGAAAAGCTCAAAGACCGGCATCGCCGATTCGACGCAATCCCGCACACCGGACACTTCAAAATTCTCATCGCTTATCGGCGCGTTGATAAACACGGCCCGCGGC
Proteins encoded in this region:
- a CDS encoding phosphoglycerate dehydrogenase; its protein translation is MARVLVLDGLSEQGVDVFRARGIDVDVKPPQSPAELAAIIGEYDGLVVRSATKVNEEALANSGKLKIIGRAGVGTDNIDKDAATKRGIVVMNTPGGNTISTCEHTFALLFALCRNVPLANASMQAGRWDRKNFMGTELFGKTLGIVGLGRIGGAVARRAQAFDMKVIAFDPIMTQLKADGLGVELVSIDELVERSDFITLHAPKTDKTDNLFRTEHFKRMKPNCRIVNCARGGLVNEEELAQALRDNVIAGAALDVYTTEPLPENPFIGLDNIVMTPHLAASTDEAQLTVAVEVAEQIADYLTTGAIVNAVNVPSLDSETRKALMPLLGLAENLGRFQAAFSEGRPSAIEITYSGEMGAGDLYPITAAILAGYLSPSIEDVNAISAPHRLKEHGIACSEKRCPAGSDYAFEIGVTVVTDAGSHTITGTLFDGTDPRICSIDGMRVDAKPEGHMVICINNDVPQVIGRVCLTLGEAGINIANLSLGREARGARALTVLNLDEAVSDTVLDAVRSIPNVISVRLVSLPGAGA
- a CDS encoding class I SAM-dependent methyltransferase, with amino-acid sequence MTPYTYPGDELDLFVHATNWKSYWTSKVRPCLGADVLEVGAGTGSNTALLRGGMAGRWVCLEPDPALAARIQASPVLDGPARTVEVVTGTVEDLAPEVQFDTVLYIDVLEHIKEDAAELARAWGLLRPGGHLIVLAPAHPGLFSPFDEAVGHYRRYTCRSLAAVAPPDIPPGRFYYLDSAGVLASLANRLLLRSPAPVLGQIRFWDRWLVPLSRILDPALAFRVGKSVIGIWQVQASGPAFDQQDAENK
- a CDS encoding TetR/AcrR family transcriptional regulator gives rise to the protein MARPREFDCQRALDAALRVFWEKGYEGATLDDLTTAMGINRPSLYGAFGNKEQLFRLVLERYANGPAAYVVAALAAPTARACAEAILRGAAELGTCPQNPGGCLAVHAALATGEDAETIRKALVEFRAAGECAIRERFERAQAEGDLPPDVSPADLARYIATVVRGMAVQASSGASREELEAVIVLALRAWPQAIDNGQRTMDN
- a CDS encoding glucose 1-dehydrogenase codes for the protein MKKLEGKVAVVTGASKGIGAEIARQLAAEGASVVVNYASSKEGADRVVQTIEAAGGRAVAVKADVSNQVDIAQLLAETKTAFGRLDILVNNAGIFKFAPLGDITAEHFHDQFNLNVLGLLLTTQEAVKHFGPEGGCIINTSSVVSTYAPPFAAVYSATKAAVDAITKSLAKELGPRNIRVNAINPGMVETEGTHTAGITGSDQETAMAAQTPLGRTGQPDDIAPAVVFFASQDAKWITGETLYISGGFR
- a CDS encoding 3-oxoacyl-ACP reductase FabG, with product MPNSLSGKVALVTGGSRGIGTAIAHALADRGADVAISYSASADKAQAVAAELGAKGVRAHAFQADQADQTQVENLVKAVTDHFGRLDILVNNAGVFTPGMIGAPDTDVAGLDRQLAINYSAVVTAIRAAALVMGEGGRIITIGSGLADRVAFPGIADYSATKAAVVGYTRGAARDLGPKGITVNVVQPGSTATDMNPEDGPGSEGQKALIALGRYGQPGEVAAAVAFLASPEASYITGTVITVDGGFTA
- the wrbA gene encoding NAD(P)H:quinone oxidoreductase — encoded protein: MPKILVLYYSMYGHIETMAGAIAEGARSVDGVEVTIKRVPETLSEESAKRNGVKLDQAAEIASPGELGDYDAIIFGTPTRFGNMAAQMRNFLDQTGGLWVKGGLVGKVGSVFTSTGTGGGNESTIISFVTTLMHHGMVYVGLPYACPELADISEVKGGSPWGAATIAGADGSRQPSEKELAQARFQGKHVAGIALKMSK